The DNA sequence CACCCATTGAGATGCAACCTGATCCGACGAGGGATGCAGATAGACATTAGTTGCCTGGTCTGTGGTAGAATGGGCGAAGATGGAGCACACCTCTTCAAATGTAAGCTGGCCAAACAAATCTGGCGCCTGCTAAACATGGATGCGGAGCGAGTGCACCTAGCAGCTGTACCCGACGCCTCCGGAGCTGTTGAATGGATTCTGAGTCACCAAGAACCAAAGAGAGAGTTgatggtgttccttctctggttCCTGTGATCTGAACGCAATGCTATCAGAGAGGGAGTCACAGACCGGCGACTGTCATAGCACGATGCATAGAATTGTTTGCTCATGAGAGTGCACAGCTCCTAAGCTGCTCGCCGATATGATGCCATGTGGGCAGTCCAGAAGGAAGTGGTCCAGGCCACCAGAGAATGTATTAAAGGTAAATGTTGATGGAGCTTTCTTTCCAAATGAAAAAGATGGCAGTTGGGGCTTCTTGCTGCGTGATAGTGAGGGGGATATGGTGATGGCGGGAAGAGGCAAAGTGAACAATCTACTGAATGTTTTTCATCCGAGCTCATTGCTTGCCTTCAAGGGTTGCAGACAGCAGGGGATTTGGGTATTGGTTAGATCAGCGCCCTTACCTCTACAAagtatgatgaatctgttcttgGTCATCTGATCGAGGAGATCAAGTTCCAAGCTAGTTTAAACTTTACTAGTTTCGTATGTGTTCATATTTAACTTGTAATGAAGCCGCTCATGGGTTGGCTAGAATAGGTTATCTATGCTCTGAAGGTGAGGGGATCGTTTCTGATTCTGTTCCTGATGACATAGCTGTAATTGTCACTAATGATCTGTTAGCTAATGAGTAATGAGAATATCCAGgttcaaaaaaatattttccactaattaggcttaaaagatttgtcttgtgaTTTAtaggtgcaattagtttttgttttcatctacatttaatgctctatgcatgtgtctaaaaattcTATGTGATAGGTAGAGAGTTATGTGGCATataaataagaaaaaataaacACCACAGTAGAGAGTTATGTGAGAGATATTTCCAGGAGATCGTGCTAGATTAGTTATTTGGAAATTGCTAGCTACTTCATCTCTCTCCTTCGTAGCCAATGAAAatgatatttttattattatttctgTACATCATCTAGCTAGCTATTTGTAAATCTATCCCTAATATTTAAAGATGAAAATTTCACGTCCGTTAAAAACATAGTAATCCGCTGCCTGAGAGAACTCACCTGGTACCAGATTCTAGATCGAATCCAAAACAAAATCAAATACAAATCATGTACCACATACCAGATTCCAGATCGAGTCCAAAACGAAATCACGTACAAATCAAGTACCATATATTCGACGGCAACAGCTCCGTGCCTTCCCCTGCATCCCCCCCATCGAGAACGAAGATCTCAGCAACGCATGTAGCGATAGGCACGGAGGAGATGTAGAGAGACTGGAGGAGCGAAGGGAGCGAAAATGAGAGCGTACGGTGCTGCGGCAGTGCTTGGCGCCGACGGCGAGAACCAAGGCGAAGAGGTTGAGGAAGGCGAGGAAGGCGTAGAGAGCGACGGAGGCGGGGCGCGAGGTCCTGAACCTGAAGCCACCCATCAGTATCGAGCTCCGACGGCAGCATCGCTCTAAGGCGGAGGCCGAAAGCTCTCTCTTCACTCTGGGATCAAGATGGCAATGGGAAATTTCCCGTCGGGTCTAGCCGTCCAGGTCTCTCATCCCCGCCCCCGAGGGGAAAACTTTTCCCCAGCCCCATCCCCGTCAAAGCTGACGGGGGATGTTCTTTCCCTATCCCCGAACCCGAGCAGGGAAAGCACCCCGATGGGGTCCCCATCCCCGCAAAAACAAGTGCTCGGATCAATAACCAAGTACAAAATGCATCTTGCAATAGCATGAAATACAATTGCTTAGTTTACAGATCACAGCTTCCTTGATTACCCAAATTGCAAAAAAAATCACAGCTCCCATGATTCCCAAAATTgcaaataaattgaaaaaaaaatctaacaAGTACATTAGTGCTTGCGTGGATGCAGATCTGTACTTGTATCAGGCAAGAGCCACCTTCTGGCTTCTGCCGTATCCAACCAGGATGAGAAACTGGAGAGGAGACGCAAGATTCATCTTCCATACAGACCAAAGTAGGAGCAGCAGTGCGGGCGTGCGGCAGCCAGGCAACTGCGCACAGGGCATCTTGAATACTCAGAGGCAGACACTCATGCTCACTGGCTGGGACTACGAGCGTGGCCACCATGGGGAGATGGCTCTCGCGTGATGGCGTGAATCACGTTGGAACCGCTGGCGGCGTCTGTGTTTGGTGCTCTGGCGGCTGCGCCGCTGCGGGAGTAGCCGAGTGGGGGGCTGGGGACTGGATGGGATGAGGATTAGGGTTAGACTTtgcatatatatactcatgtcGGTGCTGGGCCTTGGTGGGCTGATTTGAGTTGCGCGTGAATCTGTGATATTCGAGGCGGGTTTGCAGGGATCGGGGTCGGGGGATGGATTCCCATCCCCGTCCCAGCCCCGATGGGGATTCTTTTTTCTACCAATTAGATCCCCGTGGGGAATAAATTGACACCATCCTCGTCCCCTAATAGAGGAATTCCCCACGGGGAATCGGGGATCGGGTCCTCATTGACATCTTTACTCTGGGAGTGGTGGTGGTCTGGTAGGGGAAGTGGGATTAGGAGAAAATGCTAAGGTTCCACTCGATCAGCCATATCATCATCAATCCGCGTTTTGAGGTGGCTGTCTCGCGTGTCGGTGTACGGCCAGGtacttttttctcttttatttatttttcttttgattAAGGTGGTATTTAATTCCCCGTAAAatacaaaatataaaatatcatTTTTTATGAATGTGTTTAATTCTATTCAAAATGTTAAAACTTTTAGAGTCCAAAATacatgaagctgtttttttgGAGTTTTTCTTGGCTCTTGAGGCTAAAATTTATAATACAAAATGATAactattttgccaaaaaaattagATGATGTTTAGTTTCATTTTGTAGAATGGTGTGGGGAACTAAATAGGCTTGTATATATAATCTATACACCTCAGCAGCGTCTGGCGAGCTTCTGAGCCTATGGCGACAGCACGGCTCATTGTGACACTGGGCGGACGAGAGCTTAGGTTTCCTTTGTATAGGTCGTGGCTCCAGGTGGATGGACACAAGAGGTCTGCATTGGGTctttttagttttattttgcagAATGGTGTGGGGAACTAAATAGGCTCGTATATATAATCTATACACTTTAGCAACGTCTGGCGAGCTCCTGAGCCTATGGTGGCGGCACGGCTCATTGTGGCACTGGGCGGATGAGAGCATGGGTTTCCTCCGTGCAGGTCGTGGCTCCAGATGGATGGACGCAAGAGGTGCGCATTGGGTCTTATAGCTAACCTAAAGCGAGGAAGGTGAGGCCACCAAGGAAGAAAGACATTTTTGCCTCTTtgttattatttatatatatatatatatagttaggtaatatagatatagatagatttgatagctttttttctcccgttgcaacgcacgggcatttttgCTAGTTATCATTAAAGACATCTCATAGCCAATAGAATTTATTCTAGACCAGCTATTTGATTACCATTGGGGGACGCCCTTGTAGATGAAGGAAGGAGTTGAGCTGAAGCTAGCCAGACCTCCACCGAACGAGCCTGAGTATTCCTCGAGCATGCTAAAAAGCAACATATCACGGATAACTTCAAAATAAGACACAGTGTTTAAACAGAAGTCGCATTCGATATTCATGCTGTTTTATACTCTCTTAACACATTCCGCAAAACCATGCATACATTTGTGTGCATACTACGTAGGAGGCATTTGGACACATCTAATGTTTATCAACATATGCACTTGCTGCACGGCACAATAACCTTTAGGTTCACAGACGAAGGCACTCTCCCCTCGACATGTCTCTGAATGGCAACACGGGCCTTTTCAGCCTCCACGAGTGCATCCTGACTCAGCTTCCAGCATTCGTCAGTCTTGTTAAACCTAATGTCATGCCCACGTGTAGTGTCTAATGTGAGACACGCCAATGACTTTGTTTTTTCGATAATATGGATCGTAAGCTCGATCATGCTCTTTGCAGAGCAAAAGCCAGTTATCATCACATTCTTCAGGTGGTCATGGCAACATTCTGAAAGGCACTGTGGACGTGAGGAATCAGCACCTGGATCTTCAACAATAGAATCAGGTCTCAAGGTCGGAATATGAATCTGCACAGAGATATATGAGTGTACCATCCATAATAAGACAAAAAATGTTTTCAATTAGGCTGGACCTCATAGTCTTGTTCATCAAAATACAAGAGATTCTTGAAAGATATAATAGCTATAAATTTGTCTTAAGGACCACTTGCAAGCAGTAATACTTACACGTAGGATGAAGGTCTCCAATGCTGGGGAAGCATCTAGAAAAGAAACCAGCGAGCAAAAATCATAGTCTGGGGTAAATATTGGTGCACACGCCACTATCTCCAAGTACTTGAGCTGGAGAAATCTACCATATGTCATTGGTGTATTGGCTGTCTGAAAAAAATAGATGccccaaatatttattaagcagacatatattcattgtgtactCATGAATGTAAACATACAACAATTTATGACCCTTTTCACTTGCAGATAACAACAAAATTTAGGAAGTATCAAACTTTTTTTTGTCTCAAACACGAGTAAGAATCAAACTGACCTCATCTCCTGTTAATAGATCAAGACTTTGAACATTTGGGATGATGAATGGAAGTTTGGTTCTAGCATAATACAAGGCACCAGGTGAATCGTAATTGTGGAAGGTAACTTCCCTCACTTGAGGCGCATGTCCAAAAGAGATGCGTATTTGATCCCCTACATAGGAGAAAATGGAGAGATTTGGGGCATTGCTTTCAATGACCTCCAGATTTAGGCAGCTAAACACAATTAGGATATTAAGCTCCTTCAGCAGACAAGGTATCCTTAAGCAGATAATATCCTCGCAGTTGGACAGATAAATCTGCTTCAAAGCACAAGAATTGGACAGAAAGCCATATAGTTCCTCCCCAGTAACATGGACAGAACTCAATTTCAAATTTGTCAAGCTACTCATGCAACCAACTTGTGGGGCAGAGTGAAAAGAGCAtacagagagagagaaagactgAATGGAGCTTCTCT is a window from the Sorghum bicolor cultivar BTx623 chromosome 5, Sorghum_bicolor_NCBIv3, whole genome shotgun sequence genome containing:
- the LOC8083154 gene encoding uncharacterized protein LOC8083154 isoform X2, with the translated sequence MSITTRSAAPGHEGDGSTCSATQVQASTCQEVDDSDCAEISASQVQLPEDILHRIHALMEMQDAAQAACVSRSFLRSWRCYPNLNLSILSLGIKHDDTLCIKRNASKRHETVMEFVSRVDHILQNHSGMGVKTFSLQTYPCSDLHPSYVDRWLQVAFTSRIENFHLSMIEGQDIKYNFPCSVFSIVQRSSIQSFSLSVCSFHSAPQVGCMSSLTNLKLSSVHVTGEELYGFLSNSCALKQIYLSNCEDIICLRIPCLLKELNILIVFSCLNLEVIESNAPNLSIFSYVGDQIRISFGHAPQVREVTFHNYDSPGALYYARTKLPFIIPNVQSLDLLTGDETANTPMTYGRFLQLKYLEIVACAPIFTPDYDFCSLVSFLDASPALETFILRVLIPHVHSAFQNVAMTT
- the LOC8083154 gene encoding uncharacterized protein LOC8083154 isoform X1, which produces MSITTRSAAPGHEGDGSTCSATQVQASTCQEVDDSDCAEISASQVQLPEDILHRIHALMEMQDAAQAACVSRSFLRSWRCYPNLNLSILSLGIKHDDTLCIKRNASKRHETVMEFVSRVDHILQNHSGMGVKTFSLQTYPCSDLHPSYVDRWLQVAFTSRIENFHLSMIEGQDIKYNFPCSVFSIVQRSSIQSFSLSVCSFHSAPQVGCMSSLTNLKLSSVHVTGEELYGFLSNSCALKQIYLSNCEDIICLRIPCLLKELNILIVFSCLNLEVIESNAPNLSIFSYVGDQIRISFGHAPQVREVTFHNYDSPGALYYARTKLPFIIPNVQSLDLLTGDETANTPMTYGRFLQLKYLEIVACAPIFTPDYDFCSLVSFLDASPALETFILRIHIPTLRPDSIVEDPGADSSRPQCLSECCHDHLKNVMITGFCSAKSMIELTIHIIEKTKSLACLTLDTTRGHDIRFNKTDECWKLSQDALVEAEKARVAIQRHVEGRVPSSVNLKVIVPCSKCIC